A single region of the Sorghum bicolor cultivar BTx623 chromosome 7, Sorghum_bicolor_NCBIv3, whole genome shotgun sequence genome encodes:
- the LOC110437206 gene encoding uncharacterized protein LOC110437206, protein MADEYKALIDNNTWRLVPHLPDANVVTGKWIFRHKFHSDGTLARHKARGVVHGFTQRHGVDYDETFSPILKPATIRVVLSIAASRQWPIHQLDVKNAFLHGHLNETVYYDIVLTASSDALLRRLIDRLHSEFAMTDLGELHHFLGISITRSSDGIFLSQRQYAVDLLQKAGMAECHSTSTPVDSCAKLSAKEGAPVADPTAYWSLAGSLQYLTLTRPDLAYVVQQACLFMHDPREPHLALIKRILQYGAQTPAAPHQAFVSSSATLWCPGSPNGKPPSHDPVWRPSTGLLLMWSQNHNISVVYMTANPVHHRCTKHIEIDIHFVREKVALGEVQVLHMSSKYQFAIVMTKGLPVQLFEDFRSSLCLWIPEASTAGG, encoded by the exons ATGGCTGACGAGTACAAGGCGCTCATCGACAACAACACCTGGCGCCTCGTTCCCCATCTGCCCGACGCCAACGTGGTCACCGGCAAGTGGATCTTCAGGCATAAGTTCCACTCCGATGGCACCCTGGCTCGCCACAAGGCTCGCGGAGTCGTCCACGGCTTCACCCAACGCCATGGCGTCGACTACGACGAGACCTTCAGCCCCATCCTCAAGCCTGCTACCATTCGGGTCGTCCTCAGCATCGCGGCCTCTCGACAGTGGCCTATCCACCAGCTGGATGTGAAGAACGCCTTCCTTCACGGCCATCTGAATGAGACAGTCTACT ATGACATCGTCCTCACTGCTTCCTCAGATGCTCTGCTTCGACGACTCATCGACCGACTTCATTCTGAGTTCGCCATGACAGACCTTGGGGAACTACATCACTTCCTGGGGATATCTATCACTCGCTCCTCCGATGGTATCTTCCTCAGCCAGCGGCAGTACGCtgtcgaccttcttcagaaggCGGGCATGGCCGAGTGTCACTCAACATCAACACCTGTTGACTCTTGTGCCAAGCTCTCTGCCAAGGAGGGTGCTCCCGTCGCCGATCCCACCGCGTACTGGAGTCTTGCGGGCTCTCTTCAGTACTTGACGCTCACTCGCCCTGACCTAGCATATGTTGTGCAGCAAGCGTGCCTGTTCATGCATGACCCGCGTGAGCCTCACCTCGCGCTGATCAAGCGCATCCTTCAGTAC GGTGCCCAGACTCCCGCCGCTCCACATCAGGCTTTTGTGTCTTCCTCGGCGACACTCTGGTGTCCTGGATCTCCAAACGGCAAACCACCGTCTCACGATCCAGTGTGGAGGCCGAGTACCGGGTTGTTGCTCATGTGGTCGCAGAATCACAACATCAGCGTTGTCTACATGACAGCCAACCCGGTCCACCACCGTTGTACCAAGCACATCGAGATTGACATCCACTTCGTCCGTGAGAAGGTGGCCCTCGGCGAGGTTCAAGTTCTCCACATGTCGTCCAAGTATCAGTTCGCTATTGTGATGACAAAAGGCCTGCCAGTTCAGCTATTTGAGGATTTCCGGTCCAGTCTCTGCCTCTGGATTCCTGAGGCTTCGACTGCGGGAGGCTGA
- the LOC8085027 gene encoding pentatricopeptide repeat-containing protein At2g26790, mitochondrial, producing the protein MILSRWPKYTAEWFRHRKVFPWEVPSCPYSVLAASVQRDDSSGDERLSCAPFNEPIRKRQQSLSSDSVVQALRCLRRKPAVAFAYFKDINSLGFHHDFSTYSEIIQILSHSFQGKMLVALFCEILSSTGNGGPEILTLIDHLSKTCATSHVLSYAVNCLIKAYTTSHDAQETVEMFCHLCRLGFVPTLWACNFLLKFVSQSGDSDMVVRAYDRMKCFQLTLDTQSLNIVTRSFFEANKADEAFQVWVRMIEMGVKPDVHGYSSFIIGLCECGKYDLAYNMVSRYAVLHEIIQERVAVESIAYNMVIDGLCKEMKLEEAEKVLEIKTRHGSTPDLYGYSYLIRTYCKTGNLGKAWHHIEAMVSHGIEINCYIVGYLLQCLKKLGMVSEVIVYFQKFRDLGLHLDGVLYNITMDAYCKLGNMNEAVKLLNEMMAGGLVPDKIHYTCLINGYCLKGETENAWQVFEQMLKANIKPDVVTYNILASGYSRNGAVIKVYDLLEHMVDQGLEPNSLTYGVAIACFCREGNLSEAEVLFNILEEKGIDNIEVLYSSMVCGYLYSGWTDHAYTLFLRVAKQGNMVDNLSCSKLINSLCIDKKVEEASTVCSMMLEKNAVPDVISYSKLISAYCQKRDMHNAHLWFLDMVDRGLSDVIVYTVLMNGYCKVGRLQEACDLFVQMINLGIKPDVVAYTVLLDGHIKEALHQGWQGIAKEWRSFRLRTKHKTLLSSMKDMEIEPDVTCYTVLIDGHCKTEYLDEARGLFDEMLAKGLTPDVYAYTALINGYCSQGEIAKAEDLLQEMTDNGMKPDVLTFSVLHQRTLRHRKAHSYL; encoded by the coding sequence ATGATCCTGTCGCGTTGGCCCAAATACACTGCTGAATGGTTTAGGCACAGGAAGGTTTTCCCTTGGGAGGTTCCTTCTTGCCCCTACTCCGTACTCGCTGCTTCTGTTCAGCGTGACGACTCAAGCGGTGATGAAAGGCTGAGTTGTGCTCCTTTTAATGAGCCTATCCGGAAACGGCAGCAGTCTTTGAGCTCTGACAGTGTTGTGCAGGCACTCCGCTGCCTAAGGAGGAAGCCTGCAGTTGCATTTGCCTACTTTAAAGATATAAATAGCCTTGGTTTTCACCATGACTTCTCAACCTACTCAGAGATCATACAAATTTTATCCCATTCATTCCAGGGGAAGATGCTGGTAGCCTTGTTTTGTGAGATTCTCTCATCAACTGGTAATGGTGGCCCAGAAATCTTAACACTTATTGATCACTTGAGCAAAACATGTGCCACTTCTCACGTACTCTCATATGCAGTCAATTGCTTAATCAAGGCATACACCACCAGCCACGATGCACAAGAAACAGTAGAGATGTTTTGTCACCTTTGCAGGCTTGGATTTGTTCCTACACTTTGGGCTTGCAATTTCCTGCTCAAATTTGTATCTCAGAGTGGTGATTCGGATATGGTTGTCAGAGCTTATGATCGAATGAAGTGCTTTCAGTTAACACTGGATACTCAGTCATTGAACATAGTCACTAGGTCGTTTTTTGAAGCAAATAAGGCAGACGAAGCATTCCAAGTGTGGGTTAGGATGATTGAAATGGGAGTGAAACCAGATGTACATGGATACTCATCATTTATAATTGGCCTTTGTGAATGTGGAAAGTATGATCTAGCTTATAACATGGTAAGCAGATATGCTGTTCTTCATGAGATCATCCAGGAAAGGGTTGCAGTTGAGTCCATCGCTTATAATATGGTAATTGATGGACTATGCAAAGAAATGAAACTGGAGGAGGCTGAAAAAGTCTTGGAGATCAAGACCAGACATGGATCTACCCCTGATCTGTATGGTTATAGCTATCTCATTCGTACTTACTGCAAAACGGGTAACCTAGGAAAGGCGTGGCATCATATTGAAGCCATGGTATCCCATGGCATCGAGATAAATTGTTACATTGTTGGTTACCTTCTACAGTGCCTCAAGAAGCTAGGCATGGTATCTGAAGTTATTGTTTACTTCCAGAAATTTAGAGATTTAGGACTTCATCTCGATGGTGTGCTTTATAACATTACTATGGATGCTTATTGCAAGCTTGGGAACATGAATGAGGCAGTTAAGCTACTGAATGAAATGATGGCTGGAGGTTTGGTCCCGGACAAAATCCACTATACATGCCTGATCAATGGTTACTGTCTGAAAGGAGAGACAGAAAATGCCTGGCAAGTATTTGAGCAGATGCTGAAGGCAAATATAAAACCAGATGTAGTTACATATAACATATTGGCCAGTGGATATAGCAGGAATGGCGCTGTTATTAAGGTATATGACCTTCTCGAGCACATGGTGGATCAAGGGTTGGAGCCTAATTCACTCACCTATGGTGTAGCTATTGCTTGTTTTTGTAGAGAAGGCAACTTGAGTGAAGCAGAGGTATTATTTAATATATTAGAAGAAAAAGGGATAGATAATATTGAGGTGCTGTACAGTTCTATGGTTTGTGGTTATTTGTACTCGGGCTGGACTGACCATGCTTACACACTTTTTCTTAGAGTTGCTAAAcaaggaaatatggtggataatTTGTCATGTTCAAAATTGATAAACAGCCTCTGTATAGATAAAAAGGTTGAGGAGGCTTCAACTGTGTGTAGTATGATGTTGGAAAAGAATGCTGTTCCTGATGTAATTTCATATAGCAAACTTATATCAGCTTATTGTCAGAAAAGAGATATGCACAATGCTCACTTATGGTTCCTTGATATGGTTGATAGAGGACTTTCTGATGTCATTGTATACACTGTACTGATGAATGGTTATTGCAAGGTTGGTCGGTTGCAAGAAGCATGTGACTTATTTGTTCAAATGATAAATTTAGGAATCAAGCCTGATGTAGTTGCATACACAGTGCTATTGGATGGCCACATAAAGGAGGCCCTACACCAAGGGTGGCAGGGTATCGCTAAGGAATGGAGGAGCTTTCGTCTTAGAACAAAGCATAAGACGTTGCTGAGCTCTATGAAAGACATGGAAATTGAACCTGATGTAACCTGTTACACAGTATTGATTGATGGACATTGCAAAACAGAATATCTAGATGAAGCACGGGGATTGTTTGATGAGATGTTAGCGAAAGGACTTACCCCTGATGTTTACGCATACACAGCTCTTATAAATGGATACTGTAGCCAGGGAGAAATAGCTAAGGCTGAAGATCTTTTACAAGAAATGACAGATAATGGGATGAAACCAGATGTACTGACCTTTTCAGTATTACATCAGAGAACCTTGAGACATCGAAAGGCTCATTCATATTTATGA
- the LOC8085026 gene encoding KH domain-containing protein At4g18375 gives MRQHTGKRPRQHREYEREERKDQHKRPFPHAQESSNNDGLVLYRILCPDSLIGSVIGKNGNVINAIRQQTSAKVKVVDPYPGADKRVILVYCYVKHRDLDAEVDDNEPVCAAQDALLRVHNAIVDTLHRNRRDSDKKNTEEANILVPASQASNVIGKSGAVIKHLRSTSRAFIKVSPKDPSDATHSCAMSFDNFVQITGGAEAVKKALFGVSTIIYKHPSKENIPLETSIPEPTPSIIIPSELPVYPASNFYSAPDAAIPSVHPSLSILGSTHHVPELALPADDHGRLPIYPSILPVIPTYSAPKCSGELEFRVLCPSGKIGLVIGRGGATIKNIRQESGARIDVDDAKNDREESIITITSTEAIDDVKSAAVEAVLLLQAKINDYEDDRMNLRLLVPNKVIGCLIGRGGSIVNDMRKKTKANILISKGDKPRRASSSDELVEVSGEADKLRDALVQIILRLREDVLKESVESQNSDRDGKLTVATSDSLYGSSLSLPALLPHNPQIAPLSYDRRGESERALEVFPRTSSYGYSSMQVTDDGYGGLPSYTSKAYEEHLPRDEMTIPASGLSKVMGKRGTNLDNIRKISGAHIEIIESKSSRHDHIAYISGTSEQRQSAENLIKAFIMST, from the exons ATGAGGCAGCACACTGGTAAACGTCCCCGCCAACACAGGGAATATgaaagagaagaaaggaaggaCCAACACAAGAGGCCATTTCCCCATGCTCAGGAAAGCTCTAATAATGATGGATTGGTTCTTTACCGTATACTCTGTCCAGACAGTTTGATTGGTAGTGTCATAGGAAAGAATGGCAATGTGATAAATGCTATCCGGCAACAGACAAGTGCCAAAGTCAAGGTTGTTGACCCGTACCCTGGTGCAGACAAAAGGGttatcttggtatattgctacgTCAAGCATAGAGACCTTGATGCTGAGGTTGATGACAATGAGCCTGTTTGTGCAGCTCAAGATGCATTACTTAGGGTGCACAATGCAATTGTTGATACATTACATAGGAATCGTAGAGACTCTGATAAGAAGAATACAGAGGAAGCTAACATTCTTGTGCCAGCTAGTCAGGCGTCAAATGTTATAGGAAAATCTGGTGCTGTCATCAAACATCTTCGGTCAACATCAAGAGCATTCATTAAAGTGAGCCCAAAAGATCCAAGTGACGCTACACATTCATGTGCTATGAGTTTTGATAATTTTGTTCAG ATAACTGGTGGTGCTGAAGCTGTTAAAAAAGCACTATTTGGAGTATCAACCATCATCTACAAGCACCCATCAAAAGAGAACATTCCTCTTGAAACTTCCATTCCTGAGCCTACTCCAAGCATTATAATCCCTTCTGAACTTCCTGTCTATCCAGCTAGTAACTTTTACTCGGCCCCAGATGCTGCTATACCTTCTGTACATCCAAGCCTGTCTATCTTAGGGTCAACACATCATGTTCCTGAACTTGCTCTACCTGCCGATGATCATGGTCGACTGCCTATTTATCCATCTATTCTTCCAGTTATTCCTACTTATAGTGCCCCAAAATGTTCAGGAGAACTTGAATTTCGTGTTTTATGCCCTAGTGGCAAAATTGGCTTGGTTATTGGTAGAGGTGGGGCTACCATAAAGAATATAAGGCAAGAAAGTGGTGCAAGGATAGATGTTGATGATGCAAAGAATGACAGGGAGGAAAGTATCATTACCATTACATCCACTGAG GCCATCGATGATGTTAAATCTGCCGCTGTGGAAGCTGTTTTGCTGCTTCAAGCCAAGATCAATGATTATGAGGATGATAGAATGAATCTTCGCCTTCTTGTCCCAAATAAGGTTATAGGCTGTCTTATTGGCAGGGGTGGTTCAATAGTCAATGACATGAGGAAGAAGACTAAGGCAAACATCCTCATTTCGAAGGGCGATAAGCCCCGGAGAGCATCTTCCAGTGACGAACTTGTTGAG GTATCTGGAGAAGCAGACAAGCTGCGTGATGCTCTTGTTCAGATAATTTTGAGACTTAGGGAAGATGTTCTGAAAGAGAGTGTTGAAAGCCAAAATTCTGACAGGGATGGCAAGCTAACTGTTGCCACCTCTGATTCCTTATATGGAAGCAGTCTTTCTTTGCCTGCATTATTACCTCACAACCCACAAATTGCCCCCTTGAGCTATGATAGAAGAGGTGAATCTGAGAGAGCTCTGGAAGTATTCCCTCGTACCAGTTCATATGGGTATAGCTCCATGCAG GTCACTGATGATGGCTACGGTGGACTTCCATCATATACATCAAAGGCATATGAAGA ACATCTACCACGTGACGAAATGACTATCCCTGCTAGTGGTCTGTCAAAAGTAATGGGAAAACGTGGCACAAATTTGGACAACATTAGAAAG ATTTCTGGAGCTCACATTGAAATTATTGAATCAAAATCCTCTCGTCATGACCATATTGCTTACATATCTGGAACCTCTGAACAGAGGCAGTCAGCTGAGAATTTGATCAAAGCTTTCATAATGTCTACCTAG
- the LOC8071153 gene encoding uncharacterized protein LOC8071153, translating to MALSSVFRRINVKDLTSKVSVYTSATELSGGLNMIFRRWATKKTAGSTKNGRDSNPKYLGVKKFGGEKVLPGNIIVRQRGTRFHPGNYVGMGKDHTLFCLKEGHVRFERNKLSGRKWVHVDPVAGHDLHPIYADSFATTADTEPLQ from the exons ATGGCATTGTCATCAGTGTTTAGGAGAATAAATGTGAAAGATTTGACCTCCAAGGTTTCAGTCTATACCAGTGCTACAG AGTTATCTGGTGGACTAAACATGATATTTAGGCGCTGGGCCACAAAAAAGACTGCTGGGTCAACAAAAAATGGCCGTGATTCCAATCCAAAGTATTTGGGTGTAAAGAAGTTTGGTGGAGAG AAAGTGCTACCAGGAAACATCATCGTCCGCCAAAGAGGGACCCGCTTCCATCCTGGAAACTATGTTGGCATGGGCAAGGACCATACACTTTTCTGCCTGAAAGAAGGCCATGTCCGCTTTGAGCGCAACAAGCTCTCAGGCAGGAAATGGGTTCATGTTGATCCAGTTGCTGGTCATGATCTTCACCCCATTTATGCAGATAGTTTTGCTACTACAGCCGACACTGAGCCTTTGCAATAA